One genomic region from Leptolyngbyaceae cyanobacterium JSC-12 encodes:
- a CDS encoding ABC-type nitrate/sulfonate/bicarbonate transport system, permease component (IMG reference gene:2510094645~PFAM: Binding-protein-dependent transport system inner membrane component) — MKSFNFNKFLTSKSASFILPFIATILLFAIWELAVILFKIPPFNLPSPTNIFQSMVIFAPQILANSFRTLWTTLLGFAVAVVVGVILGFMIGYSRVAYLTMYPLLVAFNTIPKAAIVPLLAIWFGANAIPATITAFLLAFFPIAVNVALGLDTVEPEMKDVLRSLGATQVETFQKVGWPHTLPYIFASLKIAASFAFIGAVISESVASNAGLGYLIVQATADFNVPLAFAALIVLAIMGVILYTFFVFIEKKVIYWAR, encoded by the coding sequence ATGAAATCTTTCAACTTCAACAAATTTCTCACGTCTAAGTCAGCTAGCTTTATCTTGCCATTCATTGCAACGATTTTATTGTTTGCAATCTGGGAGCTTGCCGTGATTCTTTTCAAGATTCCGCCCTTTAACCTGCCATCACCTACGAACATTTTCCAATCGATGGTAATATTTGCTCCTCAGATTTTGGCAAACTCCTTTCGCACCCTCTGGACAACGTTGCTGGGGTTTGCGGTGGCAGTGGTGGTAGGTGTCATTCTGGGATTTATGATTGGCTACTCCAGGGTTGCCTACCTAACGATGTATCCGCTGCTTGTAGCGTTCAATACGATTCCTAAAGCGGCGATCGTGCCCTTGCTGGCTATCTGGTTTGGGGCAAATGCTATTCCTGCAACCATTACAGCCTTCTTACTGGCGTTTTTCCCGATTGCTGTCAACGTGGCGCTTGGCTTAGATACAGTCGAACCAGAAATGAAGGACGTGTTGCGATCGCTGGGCGCGACCCAGGTTGAAACCTTTCAGAAAGTTGGCTGGCCCCATACGCTGCCCTATATCTTCGCCTCATTAAAGATCGCTGCATCGTTTGCCTTCATCGGGGCAGTAATTTCTGAATCCGTTGCGTCCAACGCCGGACTCGGCTATTTGATTGTGCAAGCAACTGCCGATTTCAATGTACCACTCGCATTTGCTGCCCTAATTGTTCTTGCAATTATGGGGGTGATTCTCTATACCTTCTTTGTGTTTATCGAGAAAAAGGTAATTTACTGGGCACGTTAG
- a CDS encoding hydroxyisourate hydrolase (IMG reference gene:2510094647~PFAM: HIUase/Transthyretin family~TIGRFAM: hydroxyisourate hydrolase): MSGKLTTHVLDTAHGKPAANMTIELWIVDARSQERTLLKTTITNTDGRTNNPLLIDDEFQPGIYELVFMVGEYFSQFLVNTPNPPFLDRVPIQFGIADPTAHYHVPLLTSPWSYSTYRGS, from the coding sequence ATGTCAGGAAAGTTAACGACGCACGTTCTAGATACTGCCCACGGCAAACCAGCCGCCAATATGACCATCGAGCTTTGGATAGTGGATGCGCGATCGCAGGAAAGAACCTTGCTGAAAACCACAATCACCAATACAGATGGACGTACTAATAATCCACTCCTCATCGATGACGAATTTCAACCAGGAATCTATGAACTGGTTTTTATGGTTGGAGAATATTTTTCCCAGTTTCTAGTGAATACTCCAAATCCACCCTTTCTCGACCGAGTTCCAATTCAGTTTGGCATTGCTGATCCTACTGCACACTATCACGTTCCGCTATTAACCTCGCCCTGGTCATATAGTACGTATCGAGGTAGTTAA
- a CDS encoding nucleoside permease (IMG reference gene:2510094650~PFAM: Na+ dependent nucleoside transporter C-terminus; Na+ dependent nucleoside transporter N-terminus) has translation MTILNLISFLGIFGLCFVAWIFSENRSMRYFPWRVVITGILLQLVLGACVFIIPGTRDVLRVFSDLLNVIFDAADAGARFVFGRNIVPVTGEPADINLGYIFAFRALPTVIFFSGLMALLYNIGVIQVITNIFAKIFYVVMRLSGAEALSGAANIFVGIEAAIVVKPFLPKMTRSELCAILACCFGTAASSTLAIYVSFLKPVFPNILGHLVSASIMAIPACFVLSKILVPETEVPLTMGGLPKERKESRLRTATSQQQLLEDADRAPMVDVPTTDEDEEITRLLRGESSLSDKSTPSSVESDVVEADDDLEMVAGEPMERVSPLDAAIIGALDGVKMAVSIAAVLILILGLVYLINQFFAALANIPGGIGEIFKVVTLANILGVLFLPFTFLTGVSLDWNELWQSSVIIGRRLFETAIPPYQALAQAGAIPVEQGGLSDRAVVIISYALSGFAHLASVGIFVGGTIALIPSRRKDISELGWKALFVGTLATLMIAAVSGVFFTPGNINILGSPEVPAPATSPSPTPIPSPSPVVSPSPVPPAASPTPTATESPIPATPASPVPESPAPSPSPTL, from the coding sequence ATGACAATCCTTAATTTAATCTCGTTTCTTGGCATTTTTGGGTTGTGTTTTGTTGCCTGGATATTTTCAGAAAACCGCAGTATGCGCTATTTCCCCTGGCGAGTAGTGATTACGGGGATTTTGCTGCAATTGGTATTGGGAGCCTGTGTCTTCATCATTCCGGGAACACGGGATGTGTTGAGAGTATTTAGTGATCTGCTCAACGTGATTTTTGATGCAGCCGATGCTGGGGCACGATTTGTCTTTGGGCGCAACATTGTGCCTGTAACAGGTGAACCAGCCGATATCAATTTGGGTTATATTTTCGCGTTTCGAGCCTTGCCAACGGTGATTTTTTTCTCTGGATTGATGGCACTACTTTACAACATTGGCGTCATTCAGGTGATTACCAATATCTTCGCCAAAATTTTCTATGTTGTGATGCGGTTAAGCGGGGCTGAAGCATTAAGCGGGGCTGCCAATATTTTTGTGGGAATTGAGGCAGCGATCGTAGTCAAGCCCTTCTTACCCAAAATGACTCGGAGTGAATTATGCGCCATCCTTGCTTGTTGCTTTGGCACGGCAGCATCATCCACCCTGGCAATTTATGTAAGTTTCCTCAAGCCTGTGTTTCCCAACATTCTGGGACACCTGGTTTCAGCTTCAATCATGGCCATTCCGGCATGTTTTGTCTTGTCCAAGATTTTGGTACCGGAAACAGAAGTGCCACTGACAATGGGCGGATTACCAAAAGAGCGAAAGGAGTCGCGCTTGCGAACAGCAACCAGTCAGCAGCAATTGCTGGAAGATGCTGATCGCGCCCCAATGGTAGATGTGCCCACAACTGATGAAGATGAGGAAATCACGCGGCTATTGCGGGGTGAATCATCCTTATCAGACAAGTCAACACCTAGTTCTGTTGAGTCGGATGTGGTTGAAGCGGACGATGACTTAGAAATGGTTGCTGGAGAACCGATGGAGCGGGTTAGTCCACTGGATGCGGCGATCATTGGAGCACTGGATGGGGTCAAGATGGCAGTGTCGATCGCGGCTGTGCTGATCCTGATTCTGGGCTTGGTTTACCTGATTAATCAATTCTTTGCCGCATTAGCTAATATTCCGGGCGGTATTGGCGAAATTTTCAAAGTGGTGACGTTAGCTAATATTTTGGGGGTGTTGTTCTTACCATTTACTTTCTTGACTGGGGTTTCGCTGGATTGGAATGAACTGTGGCAATCTTCCGTGATTATTGGGCGACGCTTATTTGAAACGGCGATCCCGCCTTACCAAGCATTGGCGCAGGCTGGCGCAATTCCAGTGGAGCAGGGTGGCTTGAGCGATCGCGCCGTAGTAATCATCAGTTACGCACTATCCGGCTTTGCCCATCTTGCCTCAGTTGGCATTTTTGTCGGTGGCACAATTGCTCTCATCCCCTCTCGCCGTAAAGATATATCTGAACTTGGTTGGAAAGCACTTTTCGTTGGCACCCTAGCAACCTTAATGATTGCGGCTGTATCTGGAGTCTTTTTTACACCAGGCAACATCAACATTCTCGGTAGTCCAGAAGTTCCTGCCCCTGCTACCAGCCCATCCCCCACTCCCATCCCATCCCCATCACCAGTTGTCAGTCCCAGCCCCGTTCCCCCAGCAGCATCCCCCACCCCCACTGCGACAGAATCTCCTATACCAGCAACGCCAGCATCTCCAGTTCCCGAGTCCCCTGCTCCATCACCTAGCCCGACGTTGTAA
- a CDS encoding AIG2-like family protein (IMG reference gene:2510094640~PFAM: AIG2-like family), producing the protein MTEHSKTKRVFICGSALRGQPDHGNLQSAQFIQEAATQPCYRLHSAADGWHPAIYEVETGGISIPGEIYEMTQEQFAYLAANEPPNMYPTEVKLQDGGTAIAFLYPRELVEQYSWMDISHLGGWAAYKASLQPVSH; encoded by the coding sequence ATGACAGAACACTCTAAGACTAAACGTGTGTTTATTTGTGGCTCTGCTTTACGGGGACAACCCGATCATGGCAACTTGCAATCAGCTCAATTTATTCAAGAAGCCGCCACTCAACCCTGCTACCGCCTGCACTCTGCGGCAGATGGTTGGCATCCCGCAATTTATGAAGTGGAAACTGGCGGCATCTCGATTCCTGGCGAAATTTATGAGATGACTCAGGAACAGTTTGCCTATCTTGCTGCAAACGAACCGCCCAATATGTATCCCACAGAAGTCAAACTGCAAGACGGTGGAACTGCGATCGCTTTCCTTTATCCCCGTGAACTTGTAGAGCAATATAGTTGGATGGATATTTCCCATTTAGGCGGTTGGGCAGCTTACAAAGCCAGTCTTCAACCTGTTTCTCATTAG
- a CDS encoding ABC-type nitrate/sulfonate/bicarbonate transport system, periplasmic component (IMG reference gene:2510094643~PFAM: NMT1/THI5 like): MVKILTFLHSAKLGLIAASLILFAGCSSTTPPANTANSSPAATTAANTDNKTLKDVRVQLSFLMQSLDAPLIVAINKGYFAEEGLNVTYERGFGNVDTISKLGTGKFDLAFSDMYNAMDFNDKNPNDKIIAVAITQNKAPFAVIGFKDKGINTPKDLNGKKLGAPAGDGPRKLFPLFAEEVGVDANSVEWTTMEPKLRETFLLQGKVDAISGFSTSALPSLLKGGKKMEDISLFYYTENGLNFYGNAILTKASFAKQNPDVVKAFVKGYFRGLQDVLRDPSAGLDAVLAADQSKLMDRNAEKIRMEIGLKDLYITPEVEKNGLGGLDPKRMEATIAQTVAGFKLKTKPTIADIYTDEFLPPKELRALPPASDRKPLS, encoded by the coding sequence ATGGTGAAGATACTGACATTCCTACATTCAGCAAAGCTTGGACTCATTGCTGCATCTCTCATTCTGTTTGCAGGCTGTAGTTCCACCACGCCTCCCGCTAACACCGCCAATTCTTCACCCGCGGCAACCACAGCAGCAAATACCGATAACAAAACGCTGAAAGATGTACGGGTGCAACTTTCCTTCTTAATGCAAAGCCTGGATGCTCCTCTGATTGTGGCAATCAATAAAGGGTATTTTGCTGAAGAAGGGCTGAATGTGACCTATGAGCGGGGTTTTGGTAACGTTGACACCATTAGCAAGCTGGGCACAGGCAAGTTTGACCTTGCCTTTAGCGACATGTATAACGCAATGGATTTCAACGACAAAAACCCAAATGACAAAATCATCGCCGTTGCCATTACCCAAAACAAAGCTCCATTCGCGGTCATAGGTTTCAAAGATAAGGGGATCAACACCCCCAAAGACTTAAACGGGAAGAAATTGGGTGCACCTGCTGGAGACGGTCCTCGGAAGTTGTTCCCGCTGTTTGCTGAAGAGGTGGGTGTGGATGCAAACTCAGTTGAATGGACGACGATGGAACCCAAATTGCGGGAAACCTTTTTGTTGCAGGGCAAAGTCGATGCCATTAGTGGATTTTCCACTTCTGCGCTGCCCAGTCTATTAAAAGGTGGCAAGAAAATGGAAGATATCAGCCTCTTCTACTACACCGAGAACGGGTTGAATTTTTATGGCAATGCAATTCTAACGAAAGCCTCGTTTGCCAAGCAAAATCCTGACGTGGTCAAAGCCTTTGTTAAGGGCTATTTCAGAGGGTTGCAAGATGTCCTAAGAGATCCATCGGCTGGATTAGATGCTGTTCTGGCGGCCGATCAAAGTAAATTGATGGATCGCAATGCTGAGAAGATTCGGATGGAGATCGGTTTGAAAGACCTGTACATCACTCCAGAAGTGGAAAAGAATGGGCTGGGAGGCCTAGACCCCAAACGGATGGAGGCAACGATCGCGCAAACAGTTGCTGGGTTCAAACTTAAAACTAAGCCCACCATTGCTGATATTTATACCGATGAGTTCTTGCCCCCTAAAGAGCTACGGGCACTCCCGCCTGCAAGCGATCGCAAGCCTTTAAGCTGA
- a CDS encoding ABC-type nitrate/sulfonate/bicarbonate transport system, ATPase component (IMG reference gene:2510094644~PFAM: ABC transporter) — protein sequence MVQPTVDPTLPDSRSLDTTPLLEFDQVGLEYPFEGNMRRIIQEVTLSIKPGEFVSFVGPSGCGKTSILRMVSGLNPAPIGEIRYRGQKISKPLKNVGIAFQNPVLLPWRNTLNNVMLPLEIAQPYKRDFNQKKDQYIRIAQDLLSTVRLQDFQKQYPWQLSGGMRQRASLCRALIHQPEILLLDEPFGALDAFTREEMWTMLQALWMRVKCVGILITHDLREAVFLSDKVYVMSPRPSSIIYTEAINLPRPRTLEMELSDEFNHYFSNIRRHIHHN from the coding sequence ATGGTACAGCCAACCGTTGATCCTACCTTGCCCGATTCGCGATCGCTCGATACAACTCCTTTACTGGAATTTGATCAGGTGGGGCTGGAATATCCCTTTGAGGGAAACATGCGTCGTATTATCCAGGAAGTGACGCTCTCCATCAAACCAGGGGAATTTGTGTCCTTTGTGGGTCCAAGTGGGTGTGGCAAAACATCTATCCTGCGCATGGTTTCTGGCTTAAATCCAGCACCGATTGGCGAAATTCGCTATCGCGGGCAGAAGATTAGCAAGCCCCTAAAAAATGTGGGCATCGCCTTTCAAAATCCAGTTTTATTGCCCTGGCGCAATACCCTTAACAATGTGATGCTGCCGCTGGAAATTGCGCAACCTTACAAGCGTGACTTTAACCAGAAGAAAGACCAGTACATTCGTATAGCACAAGACTTACTGTCCACCGTCCGCCTGCAAGACTTTCAGAAGCAATATCCCTGGCAACTATCAGGTGGGATGCGGCAGCGGGCATCTTTGTGCCGAGCGTTGATTCACCAACCTGAGATTTTGCTGTTGGATGAGCCATTTGGAGCGCTGGATGCCTTCACACGAGAAGAGATGTGGACGATGCTACAAGCGTTGTGGATGCGGGTAAAGTGTGTGGGCATTTTGATTACGCACGACTTGCGGGAAGCGGTCTTTTTGTCGGATAAGGTGTATGTCATGAGTCCACGTCCCAGTTCCATCATCTACACAGAAGCAATCAACCTACCCCGTCCTCGCACTCTGGAAATGGAACTTTCAGACGAGTTCAATCATTATTTCTCCAACATTCGTCGGCATATTCATCATAATTAG
- a CDS encoding arabinose efflux permease family protein (IMG reference gene:2510094642~PFAM: Major Facilitator Superfamily) produces the protein MLQFMSTYPAEPLGRNTVWLMAIACLVSIGSLYYNQPLLPLMSKTFQVSVVQVSAVPTLTQMGYALGMLLFIPLGDCTHRQRLIVLLSGLNAIALVLIAVAPTFGWLAWMSFVNGMTAVVPQLLVPFAAQLASPDQRGRIVGIVMGGLLGGIVFSRIAGGFAGEWLGWRSIFWIAAVLMVGLAVVLSRNLPILTSTIALSYGALMRSLLGLLAHYPLLRETSLTGGLFFSIYCGFWATLPFLLEQPPFELGSRVAGLFGLVGIVGTLAAPIVGKIADRNTPRLTVGIAMLFLTLALLILWQFRISIGGLLLGAILLDLGVQTGQISNQTRIYSLPANAHNRLTTVYMVSYFLGGSFGSWLSSYGWKVAGWTGVCVIGLTATGIALAVYIAHRKTH, from the coding sequence ATGTTGCAATTTATGTCCACTTATCCGGCTGAACCGTTGGGACGAAATACTGTTTGGCTAATGGCGATCGCATGCCTCGTTTCGATTGGCAGCTTGTATTACAACCAACCATTGCTGCCTCTGATGAGCAAAACATTTCAAGTATCAGTGGTTCAGGTGAGCGCGGTTCCTACATTGACTCAGATGGGATATGCGCTGGGCATGTTGTTGTTTATCCCGCTGGGTGATTGCACACACCGCCAACGATTAATCGTGCTTCTGAGTGGGCTAAATGCGATCGCACTAGTATTGATAGCAGTTGCCCCTACATTTGGCTGGCTTGCGTGGATGAGTTTTGTGAATGGGATGACTGCGGTGGTCCCCCAACTCCTGGTACCGTTCGCAGCACAACTGGCATCCCCAGACCAACGAGGGCGCATTGTCGGCATTGTCATGGGGGGTTTATTGGGTGGAATTGTTTTCAGTCGCATTGCTGGAGGCTTCGCGGGTGAATGGTTGGGCTGGCGCTCCATCTTTTGGATAGCGGCCGTGCTCATGGTTGGGTTAGCCGTTGTGTTATCGCGAAACCTTCCTATCCTGACTTCAACAATCGCTCTATCTTATGGGGCACTGATGCGATCGCTATTAGGCTTGCTAGCACACTATCCCCTTCTGCGAGAAACTTCTTTGACCGGGGGCTTATTTTTCTCAATCTACTGTGGCTTTTGGGCGACTTTGCCATTTTTACTAGAACAACCGCCGTTTGAGCTTGGCAGTCGGGTTGCAGGCTTATTTGGACTGGTGGGCATTGTGGGCACACTGGCAGCTCCAATAGTGGGCAAAATTGCAGACCGCAACACTCCTCGACTCACTGTTGGGATCGCAATGCTTTTCCTTACCCTTGCCTTACTAATTTTGTGGCAATTTCGTATATCCATCGGAGGGTTATTGCTTGGAGCCATCTTGCTGGATCTGGGCGTTCAAACCGGGCAAATCTCGAATCAAACCCGAATTTACAGCCTGCCTGCAAATGCACACAACCGTCTGACAACTGTTTACATGGTGTCTTATTTTCTTGGTGGGTCTTTTGGTTCCTGGCTTAGCTCTTACGGATGGAAAGTGGCAGGGTGGACGGGAGTTTGTGTTATTGGCTTAACTGCCACAGGAATTGCGCTAGCAGTTTATATCGCTCACCGAAAAACCCACTGA
- a CDS encoding transcriptional regulator (IMG reference gene:2510094641~PFAM: Bacterial regulatory proteins, gntR family; FCD domain): MALLSRPLKRAQSLHEQTYQALRNAILSGELAVGTRLVETQLAEMLHVSRTPIREAIRQLQRENLVTTDSSGAVRVAKLSVTDAIQLYDCRIALEQLSVSEACRNVTENQLSQLELTVQQAEKKLGQQPHPLTNYQLLHMDYEFHRLLAEGSGNAWLVQILAQVFDKMALLRLRTMEHNPGVLEIRSEHRRIYEAIRDRDPVAATQAIQFHLIASKERVTQEIKQLESQQTEFERSQNPS, from the coding sequence TTGGCTCTCTTGTCCAGACCGTTGAAGCGTGCTCAGTCCTTGCATGAGCAAACATATCAAGCGTTGCGTAATGCCATTCTTTCAGGAGAATTAGCTGTTGGAACACGGTTAGTGGAAACCCAGCTTGCCGAAATGTTGCATGTCAGTCGAACACCAATTCGAGAGGCAATTCGGCAACTTCAGCGAGAAAACCTGGTAACCACGGATAGCAGTGGTGCAGTTCGGGTTGCCAAACTTTCGGTTACCGATGCAATTCAGCTCTATGACTGCCGAATTGCGCTAGAACAATTGTCTGTTTCAGAGGCATGCCGTAACGTTACAGAAAATCAGTTATCCCAACTAGAGCTTACTGTGCAACAGGCAGAGAAAAAGCTGGGACAACAGCCTCACCCGCTGACCAATTATCAATTGCTCCATATGGACTATGAATTTCATCGGTTGCTGGCAGAGGGATCTGGCAATGCCTGGTTGGTGCAAATACTAGCTCAGGTGTTCGACAAGATGGCACTTTTGCGTCTGCGCACGATGGAACATAATCCAGGTGTATTGGAAATTCGTAGTGAACACCGACGTATTTATGAAGCCATTCGCGATCGCGATCCCGTTGCAGCCACTCAAGCTATTCAGTTTCACCTGATTGCCAGCAAAGAGCGAGTTACCCAAGAAATTAAACAACTGGAATCTCAGCAGACTGAATTTGAGCGATCTCAGAATCCCTCCTAA
- a CDS encoding hypothetical protein (IMG reference gene:2510094649) yields the protein MEAFDPTPPIWSEKAIHASEFCCPACRASSKVATRVWINRRSPVFTEDHRRKWQEFYLCECQQAWWAWSSDRPPSDLANQEREPPPRPFSNPFEE from the coding sequence ATGGAAGCATTTGATCCAACCCCGCCTATCTGGTCAGAAAAAGCGATTCATGCATCAGAATTTTGTTGCCCAGCGTGTCGAGCTAGCAGCAAAGTTGCTACCCGGGTTTGGATTAACCGGCGATCGCCCGTTTTTACAGAAGACCATCGTCGTAAATGGCAAGAATTTTACTTATGTGAATGCCAGCAAGCCTGGTGGGCATGGAGTAGCGATCGCCCACCCTCTGACCTAGCTAACCAGGAACGGGAGCCGCCACCCCGCCCATTTTCTAACCCGTTCGAAGAATGA
- a CDS encoding hypothetical protein (IMG reference gene:2510094646) translates to MRSVLQNGGVSMKLFNRRHLTSEQILPETKEHPEPEGHVHPNYRYLAWFRPSSSKDHA, encoded by the coding sequence ATGAGAAGTGTTTTGCAGAATGGGGGTGTGAGTATGAAACTTTTTAATCGTCGTCACTTAACTAGCGAACAGATTCTTCCAGAAACTAAGGAACATCCTGAACCTGAAGGTCATGTTCATCCCAATTACCGCTATCTAGCCTGGTTTCGTCCCTCTAGCTCCAAAGACCACGCATAG
- a CDS encoding 2-polyprenyl-6-methoxyphenol hydroxylase-like oxidoreductase (IMG reference gene:2510094648~PFAM: FAD binding domain~manually curated): MDSLKVIIIGAGMGGLTAGIALKQAGYEVEIYDRVSELRPAGAGISLWSNGVKVLNRLGLGKEIAAIGGQMNCMEYRTATGELLNAIDLLPLVHEVGQRPYPVARTDLQQMLLKAFPGEVKLGYPCIGVEQDDHQVTAIFENGHRATGDLLVAADGIRSNCRKYVLDEDVMPKYGGYVNWNGLVPVSEDLAPKDTWAIYVGEHKRASMMPVAGDRFYFFFDMPMSKDEAQQPGDIRDDLTKFFGGWAEPVQRLIQRLDPEKTNRVLIHDLGPLEQMVRGRVALLGDAAHATCPDLGQGGCQAVEDALVLTNYLMSTTVSVEDALKRYEAERVQRTGAVVQKARKRAEQIHGKDPEITQKWYDQLSQESPADVRRAIAKVILGGPLR; encoded by the coding sequence ATGGATAGCCTAAAGGTCATCATTATAGGAGCAGGCATGGGTGGCTTAACCGCTGGAATTGCCTTGAAGCAAGCAGGCTATGAGGTGGAGATTTATGATCGAGTGTCTGAACTACGTCCCGCTGGAGCTGGGATCTCTCTCTGGTCAAATGGTGTGAAAGTGCTCAATCGGCTAGGGTTAGGCAAGGAGATTGCCGCGATTGGTGGGCAAATGAATTGTATGGAGTATCGCACGGCTACTGGCGAACTGCTAAATGCTATTGACCTGTTGCCACTTGTGCATGAAGTCGGACAGCGTCCTTATCCCGTTGCTCGCACCGATCTCCAACAAATGCTGTTGAAAGCGTTTCCGGGAGAAGTGAAATTAGGCTATCCCTGCATCGGAGTTGAGCAAGACGATCACCAGGTCACAGCAATTTTCGAGAATGGGCATCGGGCAACAGGCGATTTGCTAGTTGCGGCTGATGGCATTCGCTCTAACTGTCGCAAGTATGTCCTGGATGAAGATGTAATGCCCAAGTATGGTGGTTATGTGAACTGGAACGGGCTGGTTCCGGTGAGTGAAGATTTAGCCCCTAAAGACACCTGGGCAATTTATGTAGGCGAACATAAACGCGCCTCCATGATGCCAGTCGCGGGCGATCGCTTCTACTTCTTCTTCGATATGCCTATGTCTAAGGACGAAGCCCAGCAACCAGGAGACATCCGGGATGATCTGACAAAATTTTTTGGGGGATGGGCAGAGCCAGTGCAACGGTTGATTCAACGTCTCGATCCTGAAAAGACAAACCGAGTGCTAATTCATGACCTGGGACCATTAGAGCAAATGGTTCGGGGGCGTGTTGCCTTATTAGGTGATGCGGCTCATGCCACCTGTCCCGATTTAGGGCAAGGTGGTTGTCAGGCAGTTGAAGATGCACTGGTCTTAACAAATTATTTGATGAGTACTACGGTAAGTGTCGAAGATGCCTTGAAGCGGTATGAGGCAGAACGGGTGCAACGTACTGGTGCTGTGGTGCAAAAAGCGCGTAAACGGGCAGAGCAAATTCACGGTAAAGATCCTGAGATTACCCAAAAATGGTATGACCAACTGAGTCAGGAAAGCCCAGCAGATGTGAGACGCGCGATCGCAAAAGTCATTCTGGGAGGACCCTTGAGGTAA